The following proteins are co-located in the Paenibacillus sp. FSL H8-0079 genome:
- the mtnK gene encoding S-methyl-5-thioribose kinase produces the protein MSQYHPFTPQDAIELAKTLPGPFAADANLDCHEIGDGNLNLVFHITDQNSDKSIIIKQALPYAKVVGESWPLSLVRARIEREILQEEYRLCPGMVPEVYHYDDDLALTVMEDLSDHVIMRKGLIEGVTYPLFAQHIGEFMARTLFFTSDLGMDQQLKKEQQGRFINPDQCKITEDLIFDEPYRIAEKNNYDVSIEDEAEALRTDGELHLEVALLREKFLTHGQALLHGDLHTGSIFVTPESTKVIDPEFAYYGPMGFDVGAVLANLLLNYASLPGWIQNETDLRERETLLLNMVRDVWTEFESRFRALWANELVDPMAKTPGYQDLYVQQLFRDSIGFAGAKMVRRIVGLAHVADIDTISDATKRERSQRKSLAIGKALIKNNRRLNTIGEVLDIVSTAVSTTKA, from the coding sequence TTGTCCCAATATCACCCTTTTACCCCCCAGGATGCAATTGAACTGGCCAAAACATTACCGGGTCCATTTGCGGCAGATGCGAATCTGGATTGTCACGAGATCGGCGACGGCAATCTGAATTTGGTATTCCACATTACGGATCAGAACTCCGATAAAAGTATCATTATCAAACAGGCGCTTCCTTATGCGAAAGTGGTTGGAGAATCATGGCCACTGTCTCTGGTGCGCGCCCGAATCGAACGTGAGATTCTTCAGGAAGAGTATCGTCTGTGTCCAGGGATGGTACCGGAAGTGTACCATTACGATGATGACCTTGCGTTAACGGTTATGGAAGATCTGAGTGATCATGTGATCATGCGCAAAGGCCTGATCGAAGGTGTTACCTATCCTCTTTTTGCACAGCATATTGGGGAGTTCATGGCAAGAACGCTGTTCTTCACATCCGACTTGGGCATGGATCAGCAGTTGAAGAAGGAACAACAGGGCAGATTCATTAATCCGGACCAATGCAAAATAACGGAAGATCTGATCTTTGATGAACCCTACCGGATCGCCGAGAAAAATAATTATGATGTTTCCATTGAAGATGAAGCTGAAGCCCTTCGAACAGATGGAGAACTTCACCTTGAAGTGGCCTTGCTGCGGGAAAAATTCCTTACACATGGGCAGGCACTGCTTCACGGGGATCTGCACACTGGCAGTATTTTTGTTACACCTGAATCGACCAAAGTCATTGATCCCGAATTTGCGTACTACGGCCCCATGGGATTCGATGTCGGTGCAGTCCTTGCGAATCTGCTCTTGAATTATGCATCCCTGCCAGGATGGATTCAGAATGAGACTGATTTGCGTGAGCGTGAAACGCTTTTGCTGAACATGGTTCGTGATGTATGGACTGAGTTCGAATCCCGTTTCCGTGCCCTCTGGGCTAATGAACTGGTCGATCCAATGGCGAAAACGCCAGGGTACCAGGATCTGTATGTGCAACAATTGTTCAGAGATTCGATCGGCTTCGCAGGTGCCAAAATGGTTCGTCGTATCGTGGGCCTCGCGCACGTGGCGGATATAGATACCATTTCGGATGCAACTAAACGTGAACGTTCTCAGCGTAAATCATTGGCCATTGGTAAAGCGTTAATCAAGAACAACCGTCGCTTGAATACCATCGGTGAAGTGCTGGATATTGTATCTACAGCTGTCTCAACTACTAAGGCTTAA
- a CDS encoding DUF1802 family protein: protein MLEPTIPALKEWASAIKALETGRQIIVMRKGGIVEETRHFELKSPAFYLYPTYEHQRKELIKSSDQSYVEESLAEWVPEASTIRITAYAEVTQDLEIRDQEMLDRLLDFHMWTADFAEDRLKWKRKDPLHVLILRVYLLKEPMEIPVLPEYNGCRSWISIPNGPVPREMTPVVDVADFDQQVQKINEMLKL from the coding sequence ATGTTAGAACCAACGATACCGGCTTTAAAAGAATGGGCTTCTGCAATCAAAGCATTGGAAACGGGTCGCCAGATTATTGTGATGCGCAAAGGTGGGATCGTAGAGGAAACCCGACATTTTGAGTTGAAAAGTCCAGCGTTTTACCTGTATCCGACTTATGAACATCAGCGTAAAGAACTGATTAAGTCCTCGGATCAATCCTATGTTGAAGAATCATTGGCCGAATGGGTGCCCGAAGCTTCGACAATCCGCATTACGGCATATGCTGAAGTAACGCAGGATCTGGAGATACGAGATCAGGAGATGCTGGATCGACTTCTTGACTTTCATATGTGGACAGCGGATTTTGCCGAAGACCGTTTGAAATGGAAACGGAAAGATCCGCTCCATGTATTGATTTTACGTGTGTACCTTTTGAAAGAACCGATGGAAATCCCCGTACTGCCTGAATATAATGGTTGCCGTTCATGGATTTCTATTCCGAATGGTCCGGTGCCGCGCGAAATGACGCCGGTGGTGGACGTTGCGGATTTTGACCAACAGGTACAGAAGATTAACGAGATGCTCAAATTGTAA
- a CDS encoding cysteine desulfurase, translating into MNPSIREQFPILHQEINGHPLVYLDSAATSQKPHAVIEAVKHYYEYENSNVHRGVHTLGSRATDAYEGAREKVAKFINARRTQEIIFTRGTTTALNLVASSYARANCKEGDEIVITQMEHHSNLIPWQQVAKETGATLKYIPLQPDGHIELADVEKTITNNTKIVAIAYVSNVMGLIHPVKQIAEIAHRNGAVIVVDGAQSTPHMKVDVQDLDCDFYALSGHKMCGPTGIGALYGKKALLESMEPIEFGGEMIDDVGLYESNWKELPWKFEGGTPIIAGAVGLGAAIDFLEQIGMDEIAHHESVLAAYATERLSEIDGLTIYGPAKRHVGVVTFNLGDVHPHDVATVLDASGVAIRAGHHCCQPLMRWLEVSSTARASFYLYNNEQDVDRLVSALIQTKEYFGDAT; encoded by the coding sequence ATGAACCCGTCGATTCGCGAGCAGTTCCCGATCCTCCACCAGGAAATTAACGGACACCCGCTCGTATATTTAGATAGTGCTGCAACTTCACAGAAGCCTCATGCTGTGATTGAAGCAGTCAAACATTATTATGAGTATGAGAACTCCAACGTGCATCGCGGTGTTCATACCCTTGGAAGCCGTGCAACCGACGCCTATGAAGGCGCACGTGAGAAGGTAGCCAAGTTTATCAATGCCCGTCGCACACAGGAGATTATCTTCACCCGCGGGACAACGACAGCCCTGAATCTGGTGGCTTCATCGTATGCCCGCGCCAATTGCAAAGAAGGCGATGAAATTGTTATCACGCAAATGGAGCACCATAGTAATCTGATTCCTTGGCAGCAGGTTGCCAAGGAGACAGGTGCAACATTGAAATACATCCCGCTTCAGCCTGACGGTCATATTGAATTGGCTGACGTGGAGAAGACGATTACGAACAATACTAAAATTGTAGCAATTGCTTATGTATCCAATGTTATGGGGCTAATCCATCCTGTGAAACAAATTGCTGAAATTGCACATCGCAATGGTGCTGTCATCGTTGTTGATGGCGCACAAAGCACACCACACATGAAGGTGGATGTTCAGGATCTGGACTGTGATTTCTATGCATTATCCGGTCACAAAATGTGCGGACCAACCGGAATCGGTGCACTCTACGGCAAAAAGGCGCTGCTGGAGTCCATGGAACCTATTGAGTTCGGCGGTGAAATGATCGATGATGTGGGTCTGTACGAATCCAACTGGAAAGAGCTTCCTTGGAAGTTCGAAGGTGGAACCCCGATTATCGCAGGTGCGGTAGGGTTGGGAGCTGCCATTGATTTTCTGGAGCAGATTGGTATGGATGAGATTGCACATCATGAAAGTGTGCTGGCAGCTTATGCAACGGAACGACTGTCCGAAATTGATGGGTTAACGATCTATGGCCCAGCCAAGCGGCATGTGGGTGTTGTTACCTTTAACCTGGGTGATGTTCATCCGCATGATGTGGCAACTGTGCTTGATGCGAGTGGCGTAGCCATTCGTGCTGGACACCATTGCTGTCAACCGCTAATGCGCTGGCTTGAAGTTAGCTCAACAGCTCGTGCCAGCTTCTATCTATATAATAACGAACAAGATGTAGATCGGCTTGTCAGCGCCTTAATCCAGACAAAGGAGTATTTTGGCGATGCAACTTGA
- the sufD gene encoding Fe-S cluster assembly protein SufD, whose protein sequence is MTTQTILPVESEALRALSESNNEPGWLTEQRLEALKLASGLALPKLEKQKIERWNVSEYGTYKASEAISSLTEVPASIKDLVQDQAEGSLVIQRNSGTVYSKVSADLAAKGVIFTDLATAVREHGDLVKPYLNTAVKADEHSLAALHAALWNGGVFLYVPKNVEIEVPLQAVLLTDDASATFAPHVLVVVEANSSVTYVDNYVSGELSAPVFHNGVVEVFAKSGAKVRFASVHQLSVNVTDVSFRRAVLENDASIEWIVGEMNNGDTASNTMTVLKGNGSSSDSKVIAVGSGSQKINYTTEARHFGKNTPSQMITRAVMREEASAIINGITKIEKGATKADGQQTEKVLMLSPKARGDANPILLIDEDDVTAGHAASVGQVNAEQIHYLMSRGINRTDAERLIIYGFLAPVVADIPLEALRTQLQSLIEKKLGQ, encoded by the coding sequence ATGACTACACAAACAATTCTTCCGGTTGAATCTGAAGCGCTTCGCGCCTTGTCGGAAAGCAACAATGAACCCGGCTGGTTGACCGAACAGCGGCTCGAAGCTTTGAAGCTTGCGAGCGGGCTTGCGCTTCCTAAACTGGAAAAACAAAAAATCGAACGCTGGAATGTCAGCGAGTACGGCACATATAAAGCAAGTGAAGCTATTTCTTCTTTGACAGAAGTACCTGCTTCTATCAAAGATCTGGTTCAGGATCAAGCTGAAGGCAGTCTGGTTATCCAGCGCAATTCCGGTACGGTATACTCCAAGGTGTCTGCTGATCTGGCGGCAAAAGGAGTTATCTTCACGGATCTGGCTACAGCGGTTCGCGAACACGGCGATCTGGTAAAACCATATTTGAACACAGCAGTTAAAGCGGATGAGCATTCCCTCGCTGCATTGCATGCGGCACTTTGGAATGGCGGGGTCTTCCTGTATGTTCCGAAAAATGTCGAAATCGAAGTACCACTGCAAGCAGTGTTGCTTACGGATGACGCATCTGCAACGTTTGCACCTCACGTGCTTGTTGTTGTAGAAGCAAACAGCTCCGTAACTTATGTGGATAACTATGTATCTGGCGAATTGTCCGCACCTGTTTTCCATAATGGTGTTGTGGAAGTATTCGCAAAATCCGGTGCTAAAGTACGTTTTGCATCGGTTCATCAACTGAGTGTGAATGTGACTGACGTTTCCTTCCGTCGTGCAGTGTTGGAGAATGATGCTTCCATCGAGTGGATTGTAGGCGAAATGAACAATGGCGACACAGCGAGCAACACGATGACCGTGCTTAAAGGCAATGGATCAAGTTCTGATTCCAAAGTCATCGCTGTAGGTTCCGGTTCGCAGAAAATCAACTACACCACAGAAGCTCGTCACTTCGGCAAGAATACGCCAAGTCAGATGATTACACGTGCAGTTATGCGTGAAGAAGCTTCTGCAATTATTAACGGGATCACGAAGATTGAGAAAGGCGCTACCAAAGCCGACGGACAGCAGACAGAGAAAGTATTGATGCTGAGCCCTAAAGCACGTGGAGACGCCAACCCAATCCTTCTTATTGACGAGGATGATGTAACAGCAGGTCACGCGGCTTCTGTTGGTCAAGTCAATGCCGAGCAGATTCATTACTTGATGTCGCGCGGAATTAACCGTACGGATGCCGAACGCCTGATTATCTATGGCTTCCTGGCTCCGGTGGTGGCGGATATTCCTCTGGAAGCACTGCGCACCCAATTGCAGTCCCTGATTGAGAAGAAGCTGGGACAATGA
- a CDS encoding DUF1805 domain-containing protein: MVTMEPIVVGEHVLVGVEVKLPKTTLLTINTSKGYIMCGALDVGLLNEKLGDRKIIAARAVGVRTLEQLLHAPMESVTTEAEAMGITVGMTGVEALLKMI, translated from the coding sequence ATGGTGACGATGGAGCCCATTGTAGTTGGAGAGCATGTATTGGTTGGGGTAGAAGTCAAGCTGCCCAAAACAACGTTGTTGACCATTAACACATCCAAAGGATATATCATGTGCGGAGCACTCGACGTGGGATTACTTAATGAGAAGCTCGGGGATCGCAAAATTATTGCAGCTCGGGCGGTTGGTGTGCGTACACTAGAGCAGTTGTTGCATGCACCTATGGAGTCGGTGACAACAGAGGCAGAGGCCATGGGCATTACGGTTGGCATGACGGGTGTAGAGGCTTTGTTGAAAATGATCTAA
- a CDS encoding LamG domain-containing protein produces MARGNPYALAFNGTNSQVNIASNAALNFTQASKFSIEMWFKANSIGSNMTLFNKQRATTNEFVISVDVQADGYILYAIGKQNVAPVNARSKNPIISGKWYHIAAISDGTNISLYLDGVIQESVLISVTGTTQSLANALIGHWYFNATSYFNGQIDEFRIWNTNRSVDDVNKNKNSYLKGTESNLILLYRMNEGSGLTTIDSSPSNISGTLVNVTWTKGMVDMFGNSEKFLITSEDGVIHSVTGWNPKDSLISPLTANISSDGEARSSSNYDLTYDAWKAFDGVTTGNQNGWATPIGTTNGWLEFYFFRPQIVTLYSMVSRNPVSHIFEMPKDWTFEGSNDGFIWEILDTQKNISWALGVSKAFSFNNYKSFNRYRINISANGGSFTQNYLCIGEVTMGGTEEVQLKSIPNFTEEYYIRYGMNKNTEISLNVVLSKRNYLSNSSTSLGLGKVFKQRIDRSKHKVHKIILG; encoded by the coding sequence ATGGCAAGAGGGAATCCCTATGCTTTAGCGTTTAATGGAACAAATAGTCAGGTAAATATTGCTTCCAATGCCGCATTGAATTTTACACAGGCAAGCAAGTTCTCTATAGAAATGTGGTTTAAAGCTAACTCTATTGGTAGCAACATGACGTTATTCAACAAACAAAGAGCAACAACAAATGAGTTTGTGATTAGTGTTGATGTACAGGCTGATGGATATATATTATACGCTATAGGCAAACAGAATGTAGCGCCAGTTAATGCGAGAAGCAAGAATCCCATTATATCTGGAAAATGGTATCATATAGCGGCTATTTCAGATGGAACTAATATTTCTCTTTATTTGGATGGGGTTATTCAAGAGTCTGTATTAATCTCAGTTACAGGTACTACACAATCTTTAGCAAATGCACTTATTGGACATTGGTATTTTAATGCAACGAGCTATTTCAATGGCCAGATAGACGAATTCAGAATATGGAATACTAACAGGTCTGTTGATGATGTTAATAAAAATAAAAATTCATATCTCAAAGGAACAGAATCTAATTTGATTTTGCTATATAGAATGAATGAGGGTTCTGGTTTGACTACTATAGACTCATCACCAAGTAATATCTCTGGGACTTTGGTTAATGTTACTTGGACTAAGGGGATGGTTGATATGTTCGGGAATAGTGAAAAATTCTTGATTACATCCGAAGATGGAGTCATTCATTCTGTGACAGGTTGGAACCCTAAAGATAGTTTAATTTCTCCTCTAACTGCCAATATATCATCTGATGGCGAAGCAAGAAGTAGTTCAAATTATGATTTAACATATGATGCTTGGAAAGCATTTGATGGTGTGACTACAGGAAACCAAAATGGATGGGCTACCCCCATAGGAACTACTAATGGATGGCTGGAATTTTATTTTTTCAGACCTCAGATTGTAACATTGTATTCGATGGTAAGTAGGAATCCTGTTTCACACATATTTGAAATGCCTAAAGATTGGACATTTGAAGGTTCTAATGATGGATTTATTTGGGAAATATTAGATACCCAGAAAAATATATCTTGGGCATTAGGAGTTTCGAAAGCATTCTCCTTCAATAACTATAAGAGTTTTAACAGATATAGAATAAACATCTCGGCAAATGGGGGTTCATTCACACAGAACTATTTATGTATTGGTGAGGTGACAATGGGGGGGACTGAAGAGGTACAACTAAAGTCAATTCCCAATTTTACTGAAGAGTACTACATTAGATATGGGATGAATAAAAACACAGAAATAAGCTTAAATGTAGTACTATCCAAAAGAAATTATCTTTCAAACTCATCAACCTCTTTAGGATTAGGAAAGGTATTCAAACAGAGAATAGATAGGTCAAAGCATAAAGTGCACAAAATTATATTAGGTTAG
- the mtnA gene encoding S-methyl-5-thioribose-1-phosphate isomerase gives MTIPEYQPLSSLIWKKDKLEMLDQRLLPETILMLKLYTPEEVWESIHSMKVRGAPAIGIAAAFGVVLGAKSYDGSTIQDWLDHVKSICAHLATSRPTAVNLFWALDRMMQKANEVVESGLSLEEGSAALEVEALLIQKEDEEVCRMIGENALPLFEDGMGVLTHCNAGGLATAKYGTATAPMYLAQERGIHLKVFADETRPVLQGARLTAFELQQAGIDVTLLCDNMAGMVMSKGWIQAVIVGTDRVAANGDVANKIGTYSVAVLAKAHNIPFYVASPLSTIDLSTPSGDLIPIEERAAEEVTEGFGKRTAPQGVKVYNPAFDVTPNEYVTAIITEKGVVRAPFQENLAALFAKEEA, from the coding sequence ATGACAATCCCTGAATATCAGCCTCTGTCCTCTCTCATCTGGAAAAAGGACAAGCTTGAAATGCTTGACCAGCGTCTGCTGCCCGAAACCATCCTCATGCTGAAATTGTACACACCTGAGGAAGTATGGGAATCCATCCACTCCATGAAAGTACGCGGTGCTCCAGCAATCGGTATTGCTGCTGCATTTGGTGTCGTACTGGGCGCGAAGTCATATGACGGATCGACCATTCAAGACTGGCTGGATCACGTAAAATCCATATGTGCTCATCTGGCTACTTCCCGTCCAACAGCGGTGAACTTATTCTGGGCACTAGATCGCATGATGCAAAAAGCAAATGAGGTCGTCGAATCCGGCCTGAGTCTAGAAGAGGGCAGTGCTGCTCTTGAAGTAGAAGCTCTGTTGATTCAGAAAGAAGACGAAGAAGTCTGCCGTATGATCGGCGAGAATGCACTGCCTTTGTTCGAAGATGGTATGGGTGTACTCACCCACTGTAATGCAGGCGGACTGGCAACAGCGAAGTACGGTACGGCAACTGCTCCAATGTATCTCGCACAGGAACGCGGCATCCACCTGAAAGTATTTGCAGACGAGACTCGTCCTGTACTTCAGGGTGCACGCCTGACCGCATTTGAGTTACAGCAAGCCGGCATTGATGTTACGCTGCTCTGTGATAACATGGCAGGCATGGTCATGTCCAAAGGCTGGATTCAAGCCGTTATCGTTGGTACAGACCGTGTTGCAGCAAATGGCGACGTAGCTAACAAGATCGGAACTTACAGCGTGGCCGTGCTTGCCAAGGCTCACAACATTCCGTTCTATGTAGCAAGTCCATTGTCAACCATCGACCTGTCCACTCCATCCGGCGACCTGATTCCAATTGAGGAACGTGCTGCGGAGGAAGTGACCGAAGGATTTGGCAAACGAACAGCACCCCAAGGTGTTAAAGTATACAATCCAGCATTTGACGTAACACCTAACGAATATGTAACAGCGATTATCACGGAAAAAGGCGTTGTTCGCGCTCCTTTCCAAGAAAACCTGGCTGCTTTGTTCGCGAAGGAAGAAGCTTAA
- the sufC gene encoding Fe-S cluster assembly ATPase SufC has protein sequence MATNFVIEGLKATIEGKEILKGINLEMKGGEIHAIMGPNGTGKSTLASALMGHPKYEVTDGTITLDGEDVLDMAVDERARAGLFLAMQYPSEIAGVTNSDFLRSAINARRGEGNEISLIKFIRQMEGKMKELDMNPEFAHRYLNEGFSGGEKKRNEILQMMLLDPKIVVLDEIDSGLDIDALKIVADGVNAMKSEDRGFLIITHYQRLLNYITPDYVHVMMQGRIVKSGGPELAHRLEAEGYDWVKAELGITDETVGQEA, from the coding sequence ATGGCTACGAATTTCGTCATTGAAGGTCTGAAAGCGACGATCGAAGGTAAGGAAATCCTGAAAGGCATCAACTTGGAAATGAAAGGTGGAGAAATCCACGCAATCATGGGACCGAACGGAACAGGTAAATCCACTCTGGCTTCTGCATTGATGGGTCACCCTAAATACGAAGTAACAGACGGTACGATTACACTTGATGGTGAAGATGTATTGGATATGGCTGTAGATGAGCGTGCACGTGCAGGTCTCTTCCTGGCTATGCAATACCCAAGTGAAATTGCTGGTGTTACGAACTCCGACTTCTTGCGTAGTGCAATTAACGCACGTCGTGGCGAAGGTAACGAGATCTCTCTGATCAAGTTCATTCGTCAAATGGAAGGTAAAATGAAAGAACTCGACATGAACCCTGAGTTCGCTCACCGTTACCTGAATGAAGGTTTCTCCGGTGGTGAGAAAAAACGTAACGAAATTCTGCAAATGATGTTGCTTGATCCGAAAATCGTAGTACTTGATGAAATCGACTCCGGTCTGGACATCGATGCTTTGAAAATCGTGGCTGACGGTGTTAACGCTATGAAGAGCGAAGATCGTGGCTTCCTGATCATCACTCACTACCAACGTCTGTTGAACTACATTACGCCTGACTATGTTCACGTAATGATGCAAGGTCGTATCGTGAAATCCGGCGGACCTGAATTGGCTCACCGTCTGGAAGCGGAAGGGTATGACTGGGTAAAGGCAGAGCTGGGAATTACAGACGAAACTGTAGGTCAAGAAGCGTAA
- a CDS encoding Dps family protein — MATTNKTDQAKSVEQVLNRQVANLNVLYVKIHNYHWYVKGPNFFTLHVKFEEFYNEVTVQMDEIAERILTLKGSPAATMKEYLELSSIQEAAGGEDAKTMVQNLIEDFATLSNEYQEGIEVADAAEDQPTSDMLTGFKADLEKHMWMLRSFLG; from the coding sequence ATGGCTACAACAAACAAAACAGATCAAGCAAAATCGGTGGAACAAGTACTTAATCGTCAGGTGGCTAACCTGAACGTATTGTATGTCAAAATCCATAACTATCACTGGTACGTTAAAGGACCTAACTTCTTCACGTTGCATGTGAAATTCGAAGAGTTCTACAACGAAGTTACGGTGCAAATGGATGAAATCGCTGAGCGTATTCTTACGCTGAAAGGTAGCCCTGCGGCTACAATGAAAGAGTATCTGGAGCTTTCCTCTATCCAGGAAGCAGCAGGTGGCGAAGACGCGAAAACAATGGTACAAAACCTGATTGAGGACTTCGCTACACTTTCGAACGAATATCAGGAGGGTATCGAAGTTGCAGATGCAGCTGAAGATCAACCAACATCCGATATGCTGACAGGCTTCAAGGCAGATCTGGAGAAACATATGTGGATGCTTCGCTCTTTCCTGGGTTAA
- a CDS encoding DNRLRE domain-containing protein, whose product MSGINNGETLLDSYIHIKSPENRFPAKYILYNQVDEDLPSILIAATRKVSEIVSSVSVRVRRSQELSNSLSVMYRSQGDLSATIQAASKVDLEGMLYVRPHNRAHGKYELLEAPRVTVNLKPVADATTRSQTHLQTINFGDTQRMMIGRDEMEQFESFIHFGDLDTRIPDLLYLEEAKLRLYYTGTLAPGAHIELHQPDTLWREYGITYANRPHSIQLLSSSYIMNTTERYVEFDMMALLQMWREGILSNVGMIIQSSGNTPIYFNTRESSKPPVLQIKYITSQIYSIGRTEIESEVFIYGAGRKEISSTLVVHSDIGLDWLKSQLYVHRYEDHMHHDIPQVIAVSRPDLDVDLIVAKRIEAELDSNISIAESRTEEKETWVSISKPELHSQFITAIRTTRDTEGNLAVRTGLDDEKTVEIAVSHPDIPSVITVDRQMSLVSTLTISQLFNDGRDTSLIVSIPDLHASLEVSNYIKATSTLGSLLTVMYDCDSTVISEIMVNKPDLNSILQVRALDHDERAGTLEIPYLEEQPGQLYISRPDVLSSIEVRYMDVLDSHISIKEREYLDGYLQVREWKDMLSTVDVRQIVDMATELTISKPDLAAYILPRVIANEELDSIASIRKRDASDIVTTVIVKSPGNQAYFYIL is encoded by the coding sequence GTGAGTGGAATTAATAACGGGGAGACTCTATTAGATAGTTATATACATATTAAAAGTCCGGAAAATCGTTTTCCAGCAAAGTATATCCTGTACAATCAAGTAGATGAAGATCTGCCTTCGATCCTAATAGCTGCTACAAGAAAAGTGTCCGAGATCGTCTCCAGTGTATCCGTACGTGTCAGACGGTCACAGGAATTGAGCAATTCGCTATCGGTGATGTACAGGTCGCAAGGAGATCTGAGCGCAACCATTCAAGCGGCATCCAAAGTTGATCTTGAAGGCATGCTGTACGTTCGCCCACATAACCGTGCACACGGCAAATATGAATTACTGGAAGCACCGCGTGTAACTGTTAATCTTAAGCCTGTTGCTGATGCAACCACGCGAAGTCAAACTCACTTGCAGACGATCAATTTTGGTGATACACAGCGTATGATGATCGGCAGAGACGAGATGGAGCAATTCGAATCGTTTATACATTTCGGTGATCTGGATACCAGAATACCCGATTTGTTATATCTGGAAGAAGCTAAATTGAGGTTATATTACACAGGAACCCTGGCACCTGGAGCACACATTGAGCTGCATCAGCCGGATACATTGTGGCGGGAGTACGGGATCACGTATGCAAACAGACCTCATTCCATTCAGCTCTTATCGTCCAGTTATATTATGAATACGACTGAACGTTATGTTGAGTTTGATATGATGGCATTACTTCAAATGTGGAGAGAAGGTATTCTTTCGAATGTTGGAATGATTATTCAGTCTAGCGGTAACACGCCGATATATTTCAACACTCGTGAGTCTTCCAAACCACCTGTTTTGCAGATCAAATATATCACTTCTCAGATCTATTCCATCGGTCGAACCGAAATCGAAAGTGAAGTTTTTATTTATGGTGCAGGTCGCAAGGAGATTAGTTCAACGTTAGTTGTTCACAGTGATATTGGGCTGGATTGGCTCAAATCTCAGTTGTACGTCCACCGATATGAGGATCACATGCATCATGATATTCCTCAAGTAATCGCAGTCAGCCGTCCAGACCTGGATGTAGATCTGATAGTAGCTAAACGTATAGAGGCGGAACTAGATTCGAACATCTCTATTGCTGAAAGTAGGACCGAAGAGAAGGAAACATGGGTTTCTATTTCTAAGCCCGAACTTCACTCGCAGTTCATTACCGCCATACGGACAACTAGAGATACAGAAGGCAATCTTGCGGTTAGAACAGGTCTGGACGACGAAAAAACTGTAGAAATCGCAGTTTCTCATCCTGACATACCTTCAGTTATTACGGTAGATAGACAAATGTCTCTGGTTAGTACGTTAACGATATCACAGTTGTTCAATGATGGACGGGATACGAGTTTAATTGTATCCATACCTGATCTTCATGCTTCGTTGGAAGTCTCCAATTATATAAAAGCAACTTCAACGTTGGGGTCTTTGTTAACGGTCATGTACGACTGTGATTCGACTGTGATTTCGGAGATTATGGTTAATAAGCCTGATCTGAATAGTATCCTTCAAGTCAGAGCATTAGATCATGATGAGAGGGCAGGCACTCTTGAGATTCCTTATTTGGAAGAACAGCCTGGGCAATTATATATTTCCAGACCTGATGTACTTTCCAGCATTGAGGTCAGGTATATGGATGTTTTGGATAGCCACATTAGTATCAAGGAAAGAGAATACTTAGATGGCTATCTTCAGGTAAGAGAGTGGAAGGATATGCTGTCTACAGTAGATGTGAGACAGATTGTGGATATGGCTACTGAACTGACAATTTCCAAGCCTGATCTGGCCGCGTATATCCTACCAAGAGTTATTGCGAATGAGGAGTTAGATTCAATCGCAAGTATCCGTAAACGGGATGCTAGTGATATAGTGACCACAGTGATTGTGAAGAGTCCAGGGAATCAAGCTTATTTTTACATTCTATAA